The Vigna angularis cultivar LongXiaoDou No.4 chromosome 9, ASM1680809v1, whole genome shotgun sequence DNA window GGTTTGGGTAGTGATCAGAAACAATCCTCAGCTTCTATGCAACAACATTCTACTTATCACCACCGCCAAACATTCCCATCATATCTTTAGCAGATCCCATCTGCTTCATCAAGCTTTGTAACCCACCCATGCCTCCGATTTGTTTTAGCATCTGAGGAGGGAGGACTTTGCTCATGTGCTGAGCATTCATATTTCGGGATAAGGCGCTCATTTCACCCTTCTTGGGTATTTTAAGCCCTTTCATTTTGCTCCATATCTTTGCAAGCCGTTTGTACTCTTCCAACATTTCCATTACTTCCCTAACTGGACGACCAGAACCTCGAGCTATTCGCATCATGCGGGACTCATTCATGAGCTTAGGGTTTGAGCTATCCAACTCTGTAAACATTGTAACCATTAAAAGTCAGCTGATGAAGGTACACTGTTTGAAAATAATGGATTCAATATACAAAAGATTTTATCCTCTCAAAGAGGAGAAAAAATGCCCAGCACATGCCTTCATTTGTCATTGAGTCCATCATTGTCATGTAACGCTTAATTTTTGCCTGGCTTTCCTTCTCACGGCCTTTTGGCATTAATTCAGCACTAAATCCTGGTAGCATAGAAAAGACCTGCATAAATCAACCTAGCAAACGTCAATAAAGCAAATGTGCAGCATCTCATCACACGGTAACCAATCAGCCATTACCAGTATGTGTTTAGagcatcaaatataaaattttgtgggtataataaattcaatcaaacataaaaaggAGGTAACCTGGCCAATGGGACCCATTTTAAGTATGTTCTGAAACTGTTCATACATAATCCTCAAGGTGAAGTTTCCCTCTGATAGCTTTTGTAGCAGTTCAGGCTGTTGATCCATAGGAACAACTTCATGAATTTTGTCCATGAACCCAGACCAGTCTCCCATGCCTGAATCAAAAGTCATTGAACAAGACTAAGAATTAATTTAAGCTAACTGACAAAATAATATACTTCAAAAGGGTGTGGCATAACCCAATACTCAGGTAAAGAAAAAAAGCAGAAAACACACACCTAATAGCCGACTGACAAATGGTTTAACATCAAAAACTTCAAATTCATCCATGTGTTCTCCAGTTCCAATGAATATGACAGGACTCTTTGTTGCTGCGACACTGACATACAAGATTAATTAGATTACAATTCAAACCACAacaaacatacacaagcaacaGACACCCTATTTGCATAAGTTGGTATTAAATCgtataaatacaatataattatcTTTGCAATACTTACGCACTAAGAGCACCACCACCCTTTGCGTGGCCATCCATTTTAGTCACAATGACAGCTCCAACTGCAACACTCTGTTTAAATGCTTGAGCCTGATCAAAAGCAGCCTGACCAATACTGCTATCCATGACGAATATAACAAGATCTGGTTTCTGATCAATGCAATGAAAAATATTAGATGTTGACCATTGAAAACAGAAATTAACAGAGTATCCACAGGAAATACCGTTGCTTCTGAAACTTGCCGCATTTCTTCAAAAAGTGCAGCTTCTTGTTTATGCCTCCCACTAGTGTCAACGATTATAAGGTCACAGTTTTCGTTCTTGAATCTTTCAACTCCTTCCACAGCAATTTTCACAGGATCTGATTCCATATAgctgaagaaaaagaaattacttGAGCACGGTCACCGTtggaaatgaaatgcaattaaCAAAATAGAAGCAAGCAGCTGTCATGAATgacaaatgagaaaaataaaacgaAAACGAAAGAAATTGTAAGATGAATCCAAATAGATCActgggagaaaaaaaaaaggaattcttttaattattggTTTCATGCATTTTTTATGTTCGTGAATTTGTATGGCATGCCTGAGAAACATTGTAAATTTGTATTAAGTCTTCTTTAgaagaaataagataaaaaatgaaaaagagtaCGCCCATTTGTGAGCATGGGAATCTTAGCGACAAATTCTGAGCATGTGATTGAAGAGCCAAGAGTGTAAAATCCAtaacatatgaaaaaataaattgagaacAAACAAATCTAAGACCCAGTTTCCGAAATAGTCAGCGATAATCATCCCCAATCTTACTTTGTTATTCACTTAATACACACTTGTAGACGAATAATAtcccaaaataaaatttaacgccATCCAAGGCATGATCTATATAGAAATATAACTGCCAATGGAACTCATCAACATATAAAACTACAAGTACACAACCTTAACTTTACTATCAACATTCAACAGGCATAAGTGCAGCATGTCTAACAACAGAACAATATGCCAACTACAGCTAAATCCGATCATCTCTGCATTTCAGGAGCCAATTTGAATAACAACTACCAACACGTACCTTCCATAGAAAGGGATCTTAGCCTTAGTAGCGTTTTGCTTCAACTGATCAAAAGCACCAGCTCTGAACGTATCCGCGCATACCAGCGCGGGCTTCCATCCTTTCTTCTGATGATAGTACGCGTATTTCGTACACGTCGTCGTCTTACCAGATCCTGAATCACGAAAACATCCACAATCATTCTAATCGTGCAAAACGCAAAGCATAACGCtattcaaaagaaacaaacaaaccTTGCAAACCGACGAACATGACGACGCTGGGTTTGCCCTTTTTGGGAGTGAACGAGGGTTTCCCGGGATCGAGGATTTTGCAGAGCTCATTGAACACGGCCTGCTGGATGATCCGACGCTTGTTGTGGCCAGCGGCGAGGTCGTCGAGGTTAACGATGCTCTTGATGTTAGCCTGCATTTCGCGGACGAGCTTGAATTGCACATCGGATTGGAGAAGTGCGCGCGTGATGTCGTTGAGGCAATCGTTGAGGACTTTCTCGTCGATGATGGTCGCGTTGCTCATCTGCTGAAGAGCACGCGAAATGCTCCCACCCAACTCCGCGAGAACCATCTTCGCCCACCGTCAGATTCTTCCTCCGATCACCAATTGGGTTTTGTTGAATTAGGGTTTGCACCACGTTCGCCGCCGGTGAAACGAAAAAAGCAAATCCAAATATCCGCACGGCGTTTCTCGTATACACGCACACCCTAGCTATAGctggattttgatttttctaaaGTCCagtagaatttaaaaataaaaatatactctttattttaatttataatttataaattgtaaattaaaaaataggttAAACTACTTAATTTATCCctttactactttttttttaaaacgactttgtaatcttttttataa harbors:
- the LOC108320461 gene encoding signal recognition particle 54 kDa protein 2; translation: MVLAELGGSISRALQQMSNATIIDEKVLNDCLNDITRALLQSDVQFKLVREMQANIKSIVNLDDLAAGHNKRRIIQQAVFNELCKILDPGKPSFTPKKGKPSVVMFVGLQGSGKTTTCTKYAYYHQKKGWKPALVCADTFRAGAFDQLKQNATKAKIPFYGSYMESDPVKIAVEGVERFKNENCDLIIVDTSGRHKQEAALFEEMRQVSEATKPDLVIFVMDSSIGQAAFDQAQAFKQSVAVGAVIVTKMDGHAKGGGALSAVAATKSPVIFIGTGEHMDEFEVFDVKPFVSRLLGMGDWSGFMDKIHEVVPMDQQPELLQKLSEGNFTLRIMYEQFQNILKMGPIGQVFSMLPGFSAELMPKGREKESQAKIKRYMTMMDSMTNEELDSSNPKLMNESRMMRIARGSGRPVREVMEMLEEYKRLAKIWSKMKGLKIPKKGEMSALSRNMNAQHMSKVLPPQMLKQIGGMGGLQSLMKQMGSAKDMMGMFGGGDK